In a single window of the Prevotella melaninogenica genome:
- a CDS encoding SusF/SusE family outer membrane protein, producing the protein MKKLMKYGMYLMLALLAPASFQSCNDDKDIVVITEELPLKVDHLYMVGDATPAGWNIGEPYEMTRDTENKYLFTYHGKLKTGEIKLPLSKGDWGATFVYAPAANTEINDKGVASDAIDIRKGGADNKWKVTKAGIYTFAVDLRTRKLTVIYEGEEPAGPIVPIESEWLSFIGNATPYGWDIDGLKAKVQDGSAKFAKTSSNPLQFTYEGHLNLGEFKLSFDKSDGWNNLIQAPVADCEFNHDGPATQGMVVGGDDNKWKVTEAGTYTIVFDLTKHEIKVTNFVADAPAPAAPSPWDTENVYLIGSATPAGWSVENGVSITKTGDHLFSIEVQLAEGEMKFMLNKDGFSSDKPYFFAPEENTVINESGVAKDGLFYGTESSYGDKKWKVAKAGKYKLTLDLKNKKFKAEYISA; encoded by the coding sequence ATGGAATGTATCTGATGTTGGCGCTTCTTGCGCCAGCCTCATTCCAATCATGCAACGATGATAAGGATATTGTGGTCATAACAGAAGAACTTCCATTGAAGGTTGATCATCTTTATATGGTGGGCGATGCTACTCCTGCTGGATGGAACATCGGTGAGCCATACGAGATGACACGTGATACAGAGAATAAATATCTCTTTACTTATCATGGTAAACTAAAGACTGGAGAGATTAAGTTACCTCTTTCTAAGGGTGATTGGGGTGCTACATTCGTTTATGCTCCTGCTGCTAATACTGAAATCAACGATAAAGGTGTAGCCAGTGATGCGATTGATATTCGTAAAGGTGGTGCTGATAATAAGTGGAAGGTAACAAAGGCAGGTATCTATACCTTCGCTGTCGACCTCCGCACACGTAAGCTTACTGTTATTTATGAAGGTGAAGAACCAGCAGGTCCAATCGTTCCAATCGAATCTGAATGGTTGTCATTCATCGGTAATGCAACGCCATACGGTTGGGATATTGATGGCTTGAAAGCAAAGGTACAGGACGGTTCTGCTAAGTTTGCTAAGACCTCTTCTAATCCATTACAGTTTACTTATGAGGGGCATTTAAACTTAGGTGAGTTCAAGTTGTCATTTGATAAATCAGATGGATGGAACAACTTGATTCAGGCACCTGTAGCTGATTGTGAGTTCAACCATGATGGTCCTGCAACGCAGGGTATGGTTGTTGGTGGCGATGACAATAAGTGGAAGGTAACAGAAGCTGGTACTTATACGATTGTATTCGACCTCACAAAGCATGAAATTAAGGTAACGAACTTTGTTGCTGATGCACCTGCTCCAGCTGCACCATCTCCTTGGGATACTGAGAATGTATATCTGATTGGTAGCGCAACTCCTGCAGGTTGGTCTGTTGAAAATGGCGTGTCTATCACAAAGACAGGCGACCACCTTTTCTCAATAGAGGTTCAACTTGCAGAAGGAGAGATGAAGTTCATGCTTAATAAAGATGGTTTCTCAAGCGATAAGCCTTATTTCTTTGCTCCAGAAGAGAATACTGTCATCAACGAATCGGGTGTTGCTAAAGACGGACTTTTCTATGGAACTGAGAGTTCTTATGGTGACAAGAAATGGAAGGTGGCTAAGGCTGGAAAGTATAAGCTCACACTCGACTTGAAGAACAAGAAGTTCAAGGCTGAATACATAAGTGCATAA
- a CDS encoding SPFH domain-containing protein produces the protein MGLTDIFRRQLRTVIEWKEQKTNLLFHQLETTTDEIKNASKLIVAPGQGCIIVYDGKVKDTLTEPGIYEMETSNHPFITSLLNLAQQTDSEHKMRFYFFRTAEMVNILWGTPSPVKYFEPEYKLPITLGACGNFSIVISDPEKMFVTLLGPISDYYSQDVQELVSSRIITPLTTFLAEKAYSYREVDTHLMEMSEDLKNKTAEELERLGLKLTDFRINSVTFDEETLERIGRIANMTTEKQAAAEVDLDYVSMQKLEALREAARNEGGLAGAGLQMGAGLQLAQDIFKTQGKENATEGEITERLRKLKNLLNEQLITEEEYEKKKNEILSKL, from the coding sequence ATGGGATTAACAGATATTTTCAGACGCCAATTGCGAACTGTCATAGAATGGAAAGAGCAGAAAACTAACCTATTATTTCATCAATTGGAAACCACTACAGATGAAATAAAGAATGCAAGTAAACTTATCGTTGCTCCGGGACAAGGTTGCATCATCGTTTATGATGGAAAGGTAAAAGATACTCTTACCGAACCAGGCATCTATGAAATGGAAACCTCCAATCATCCCTTTATCACTTCGCTACTCAATCTTGCACAGCAAACAGATAGTGAACATAAGATGCGTTTCTATTTCTTTCGCACTGCTGAAATGGTTAACATTTTATGGGGAACACCTTCACCTGTCAAATACTTTGAGCCAGAATATAAGCTCCCTATAACCCTTGGTGCCTGTGGTAACTTCTCTATTGTTATTTCCGACCCAGAGAAGATGTTCGTAACATTACTTGGACCTATCAGCGACTATTATAGTCAAGACGTACAAGAGCTTGTATCTTCACGCATCATAACACCACTGACCACCTTCCTTGCAGAGAAGGCTTACTCTTATCGAGAAGTTGACACACATCTTATGGAGATGTCAGAGGACTTGAAAAACAAGACTGCAGAGGAACTCGAACGCTTAGGTTTGAAACTTACTGACTTCCGAATCAATTCAGTTACCTTCGATGAAGAAACTTTGGAGCGTATTGGAAGAATAGCTAACATGACCACAGAGAAGCAAGCAGCTGCAGAAGTCGACCTTGATTATGTTAGTATGCAGAAGCTTGAAGCACTCCGTGAAGCAGCACGCAACGAAGGAGGACTTGCTGGTGCAGGGCTACAAATGGGTGCAGGATTACAGTTAGCACAAGACATCTTCAAGACACAAGGTAAAGAAAATGCCACAGAAGGAGAAATAACAGAACGACTCAGAAAGCTGAAAAACCTCCTTAATGAGCAACTTATCACCGAAGAAGAATACGAAAAGAAAAAGAACGAAATACTATCAAAATTATGA
- a CDS encoding toxin-antitoxin system YwqK family antitoxin, producing the protein MNTKYILLLLLCIFSLQANAQTKEFVDKYDNGQIKSIYHRNKVWGFKEGSCINYTKDGTLYSELNYQEGKLHGTLKFYNEFGKIEAIINYDRGRFEGKSTMYHPIQSADETPAIHFTQMYHNDKLNGMTYEYDKNGKDIIRRARYRNGICMADTIISDKGITYKYREYESEYDDELEPMTTRFVPFKKKSATAHKPTAKPQKKTAITRSNHSSSTSNKTTVSRKTTPIKLTETQTTTPEKKPRLKLNKDGVIEFE; encoded by the coding sequence ATGAACACGAAATATATCCTGCTACTACTGTTATGCATTTTCTCTCTCCAAGCAAATGCACAGACAAAAGAGTTCGTTGATAAATATGACAATGGACAAATTAAAAGCATCTATCACAGAAATAAGGTATGGGGATTTAAAGAAGGCTCTTGCATTAATTACACAAAAGACGGAACACTTTATTCAGAGCTTAACTATCAAGAAGGAAAGCTACATGGGACGCTTAAGTTTTATAATGAATTTGGAAAGATAGAGGCTATCATTAACTATGACCGCGGTAGATTTGAAGGTAAATCAACAATGTACCACCCTATACAAAGTGCAGATGAAACACCCGCCATTCATTTTACGCAGATGTATCATAATGATAAATTAAATGGGATGACATACGAATATGACAAGAATGGCAAGGATATCATACGACGTGCAAGATACCGTAATGGAATATGCATGGCTGACACCATCATTTCTGACAAAGGTATTACCTATAAATATAGAGAATACGAGAGTGAGTACGATGATGAGTTAGAACCAATGACTACCCGCTTTGTTCCATTTAAGAAAAAATCAGCAACAGCACATAAACCTACGGCTAAGCCACAGAAGAAAACAGCTATCACACGCTCTAATCACTCTTCCTCTACAAGTAACAAGACAACTGTAAGTCGCAAAACAACCCCTATTAAACTAACAGAAACACAAACGACTACGCCCGAGAAAAAACCTCGTCTGAAGCTGAATAAGGATGGAGTGATAGAGTTTGAGTAA
- a CDS encoding transporter, which yields MKKVIIPALAILTVNIIVGLLLSAYSLTNMLFTSIAILVNTLLIIILFLCRAESTHRLSLGIIFALIGIIEYFSGLIAPEHLMNNWWVIMFVILNAIQAILVYLALHYKKK from the coding sequence ATGAAAAAGGTAATTATTCCAGCATTAGCCATACTCACTGTAAATATCATAGTAGGGCTCTTGCTATCTGCATATTCACTGACAAACATGCTATTCACCAGCATAGCAATTCTTGTCAATACCCTTCTAATTATCATACTCTTCCTTTGCCGCGCAGAAAGTACCCACAGATTGAGCTTAGGCATTATCTTCGCTCTGATTGGAATCATAGAGTATTTCAGTGGACTGATAGCTCCCGAACACTTGATGAACAACTGGTGGGTTATCATGTTTGTAATATTAAACGCCATTCAGGCTATACTTGTCTATCTGGCACTACACTATAAAAAGAAATAA
- a CDS encoding signal-peptide-containing protein — protein sequence MKKYILASLAFAALLASCNSNEWDVTSDLSVDKTDPTVGLTPVAEAEGMDYAPLYWSVYGHLRAQEKAGSFPNIFTEQDWDEAIDYVATNLKSHGYDMLVTDGFASMSGDDGYMTRYSRTAKDESSPEVPLTTIVAKLKAKGLKLGVYDSPFWYHYTNPDAVIPGTDGIKVSSLAYDPTKDKDIKHPNSKDQFGWVVTDHPGAEQYFEGFFKHYSDLGVKFVRMDFLSWYEDGMNYTDVIDKGYGRERYVKGMQWINKYAQKYGVYVSLVMPHLRNNAIVEKYAGNMVRIDADALEGGWYRFSDNNRGNLRGGWPNSENAFDGFINWSKISGRKKIRLDGDFIRIASYADDNEKMSVISLPLMAGGPISITDMPTGNDLKFFQNDEMLALQKDGFVGQPLERNLWNTDGEVWYGQMKDGSWVIGLFNRDQAAATRSIDLTKVGITGTWSARDLWKHADEGTVSDKIEALIPAHGCKIIKLTK from the coding sequence ATGAAGAAATATATTTTAGCAAGCTTGGCTTTCGCTGCTCTTCTGGCAAGTTGTAACAGCAATGAATGGGATGTAACCAGCGATCTGAGTGTTGATAAGACTGACCCAACAGTGGGCCTCACACCTGTTGCAGAGGCTGAAGGTATGGACTATGCACCACTTTATTGGAGTGTATATGGCCATCTTCGTGCACAAGAAAAGGCAGGCTCATTCCCAAATATCTTCACAGAGCAAGACTGGGATGAGGCTATTGACTATGTAGCAACCAATCTCAAATCGCATGGCTATGACATGCTCGTCACTGATGGTTTCGCTTCAATGAGTGGTGACGATGGCTACATGACACGTTATAGCCGCACAGCGAAAGATGAGAGTTCTCCAGAAGTTCCTTTGACAACTATCGTTGCTAAGTTGAAGGCGAAGGGGCTGAAACTTGGTGTTTACGATAGTCCGTTCTGGTATCATTATACTAATCCTGATGCTGTTATTCCAGGAACTGATGGTATTAAGGTGAGCAGTCTGGCTTATGATCCAACAAAAGATAAAGACATCAAGCATCCAAACTCAAAGGATCAGTTTGGTTGGGTAGTAACAGATCACCCAGGTGCAGAGCAGTATTTTGAAGGATTCTTCAAGCATTATTCTGATTTAGGTGTGAAGTTTGTACGTATGGACTTCCTCTCTTGGTATGAAGATGGTATGAATTATACCGACGTTATCGATAAAGGTTATGGTCGTGAGCGTTATGTAAAGGGTATGCAGTGGATTAACAAGTATGCACAGAAGTATGGCGTATATGTTTCACTCGTAATGCCTCACCTCCGCAATAATGCTATTGTCGAGAAGTATGCGGGCAATATGGTACGTATTGATGCCGATGCACTTGAGGGTGGCTGGTATCGTTTTTCTGACAACAATCGTGGTAACCTTCGTGGTGGATGGCCAAACTCTGAGAATGCTTTCGATGGTTTCATCAATTGGTCAAAGATTTCTGGCCGTAAGAAGATTCGTCTTGATGGCGACTTTATCCGTATTGCAAGCTATGCAGATGATAATGAGAAGATGTCTGTCATTTCTCTTCCTTTGATGGCAGGTGGTCCTATCTCTATCACAGATATGCCAACTGGCAACGACTTGAAGTTCTTCCAGAACGATGAGATGCTTGCTTTGCAGAAGGATGGCTTTGTAGGTCAGCCATTAGAGCGTAACCTCTGGAATACTGATGGAGAGGTTTGGTACGGTCAGATGAAGGATGGCTCTTGGGTTATCGGTCTCTTCAATCGTGATCAGGCAGCAGCAACTCGTTCTATCGACCTGACAAAGGTGGGAATTACTGGTACTTGGTCGGCACGTGACCTTTGGAAACATGCTGATGAAGGAACTGTAAGCGATAAGATTGAGGCACTCATTCCTGCACATGGCTGTAAGATTATTAAGCTGACAAAATAA